A part of Salmo salar chromosome ssa18, Ssal_v3.1, whole genome shotgun sequence genomic DNA contains:
- the LOC106577767 gene encoding interferon-induced very large GTPase 1 translates to MNIHTKLSSPGEITVHYVGSDSISLSWLPFDPAQRYELTYSCHTQREILSIQGSNSTDVKGLYPGTEYTFSVTLVSDDRNQRASVTVSMYTKPVPPEKIKIDHVSSESVSLSWDKRVGVPEACLVTCSCDGEEVQKITTVSNTLTFSSLSPGVKYSFHISTMLKNGTQSKSAVTYARTKTHLESLLLDLGLEQHYTEKLTLSTVLQIDEKTVTDEPAQTLSAVPWTFLKRLMMVNVTARSVKCTSSGGETSCDASFGNIDLDLESLVDNLNSSNVVNPLDVVTALFLCSNGFLQQEMALKMSMCQFSVPLLLPNCDTEKCMLMLWAMRDIVKKFRPHSLADPRGFVEDRIVLSDLPMVSFVRLGECSVSKSQILNKLLSNPQQYHDTFVHHDMECGDSPRRISNGLVEISWYLPSGKKNIDIFGEAVAVTNLRGDISSFETQYSFLCQTSAAVFVFFDNLDNKYKLLTSQHTKAQLFLVGNPQSKSFSIDALKKTAAELNLKKSNIILKTKQMNDADFVKNLRNTVGEVIKSSCSKMPLEQMAEVAHELGILVDEDCQECQIAKQNADAITSKINDTPQYKEIHLPLQGQIWKELARLEKEECRLRKAGEMNIETYKNELQAEKRQLREQQRRYDMSEAMTCFIHGISGTGLERSYFLKWMRMNLDNLSRKNLSGLRELYKEKSQNSSETKEEIVYLDRQISNSSLGTEHFLREMGQLYESAVLLSETEESRQQLQHLPRLCAELLLDGFPLELVDGDASNIPLRWVSDVLHQLNVLVQPKNKILVVTVLGVQSTGKSTLLNTMFGVQFAVSSGRCTRGAFLLLIKVKEDFKKELNCDFLVIIDTEGLKSPELAQLDDSFEHDNELATLVVGLSDVTIINIAMENSTEMKDILQIVVHAFLRMKEVGKKPKCLFVHQNVADVSAHDKNMRDRKMLLEKLNEMTQAAASMENKEENKIFTDVMEYNPETGNWYIPGLWHGNPPMAPVNAGYSESVYEFKKNMIEVLEKCEASGNNITEFLEWTKSLWNAVKYENFIFSFRNSLVADAYMKLCTEFHKWEWSFRKHMYTWVTNAETRISNFGTITVKSEASDMKDFIGKLKNKALFELSKWEKTILDNLTKYYEQTEGHVHLVEGYREVFSNSAKSLRREMENSVLNQLDSAAEIRQGMNNLDTINKTHTARIEENVLGLIEESRKSKSEKSDRELERDFDQMWHETVQKLSFPGLKKENIVGKIFRQLRSNLTRKGSSVNEMIARVKLEHFGKEPFKVPSDGFVRKVKQWLHLDEHTQKTQLMADNLIEACRQFVLEQVERETDYHENYIQEILHMIEERLKANKDLETDVKFEVLLKLHICGVAARKFQQMHEHFIEVNDPRRCLDLYKDKYCSDFKDLFNERDQCQKKAKEFTCLCLRPALEESVAHSLGPDIVDEMLTGKNALQFSTRAFFQYSILKHLLSELNFENYDSYICSYEKFVKDWIFDQIRERFSKGQKMFQLEDKHLKAIVKKITDAITTAQTKKNSNFEDFIQNICRELGDTLVIPKDALSAFMILNNAEQEQFAHCLKTSVEEMEQSLRTKFQEGVDAQRKLEQLRIKPQNVLFKRVFGCGKQCPFCKAPCEAGGEAHTDHCASIHRPQGLGQYRFVYSRKLVTDICSSSVFSEQQFQCYETKQKYHPYKKYREIFPNWHIPADPSIEASDYWKYVMAKFNNEFARKYDALPAKTPPAWKLITKEQAEKSLKESFSIK, encoded by the exons ATGAACATTCACACAA AGCTCTCCTCCCCCGGAGAAATAACAGTTCACTATGTTGGCAGTGACTCTATTTCTCTGAGCTGGCTTCCTTTTGACCCGGCACAGAGGTACGAATTGACCTACTCCTGCCACACCCAGAGAGAGATCCTGTCGATCCAAGGATCCAACAGCACTGACGTGAAAGGCTTGTACCCAGGGACAGAGTACACTTTCAGCGTCACATTGGTCAGTGACGATAGGAATCAGAGAGCATCGGTCACAGTATCCATGTATACAA AACCTGTGCCACCCGAAAAGATAAAGATAGATCATGTCAGCAGTGAATCAGTGTCTCTGAGTTGGGACAAACGTGTTGGTGTTCCTGAGGCATGTCTCGTGACCTGTTCCTGTGACGGAGAGGAAGTCCAGAAGATAACAACTGTATCCAACACCCTGACGTTCTCCAGTCTGAGTCCAGGTGTCAAATACTCCTTCCACATCTCTACGATGCTGAAGAACGGGACCCAAAGCAAGTCTGCTGTGACATATGCACGCACAA AAACCCACCTGGAAAGCTTGCTGTTGGACCTGGGGTTGGAGCAACACTACACAGAGAAGCTCACCCTGAGCACCGTGCTGCAGATTGATGAGAAGACCGTCACAGATGAACCCGCTCAGACTCTCTCAGCCGTGCCATGGACTTTCCTGAAGAGGTTGATGATGGTTAATGTAACAGCTAGGAGTGTGAAATGTACGTCATCAGGAGGTGAGACAAGTTGCGATGCTTCATTTGGCAACATTGACCTAGATCTGGAGAGTCTGGTTGATAACTTGAACTCTAGTAATGTTGTGAACCCCTTAGACGTTGTGACGGCTCTCTTTCTGTGCTCTAACGGTTTTCTGCAGCAAGAGATGGCTTTGAAAATGTCAATGTGTCAGTTTTCTGTGCCCCTGCTTCTCCCCAATTGTGACACAGAAAAGTGTATGCTCATGCTTTGGGCAATGCGAGACATTGTCAAGAAGTTCAGACCTCATTCATTGGCAGACCCAAGAGGATTTGTTGAAGACAGGATTGTTCTCTCTGACCTCCCCATGGTCTCTTTTGTCAGATTGGGTGAGTGCTCGGTGTCCAAGTCACAGATTCTGAACAAGCTTCTGAGTAATCCACAACAGTATCACGACACATTTGTCCACCACGATATGGAATGCGGTGATAGTCCAAGGAGGATATCCAATGGATTGGTTGAGATAAGCTGGTACCTCCCAAGTGGGAAAAAAAACATTGACATTTTTGGTGAAGCTGTTGCTGTAACCAATCTGAGAGGGGACATCAGTTCCTTTGAGACCCAGTACTCCTTTCTTTGTCAGACCTCTGCAGCAGTCTTTGTGTTCTTTGACAACCTGGACAACAAGTACAAGCTACTGACCAGCCAACACACCAAGGCACAGCTGTTTCTGGTGGGTAACCCACAGAGCAAGAGTTTCAGCATTGATGCTTTAAAGAAAACAGCAGCAGAGTTGAACTTGAAGAAAAGCAACATCATCCTGAAAACCAAACAGATGAATGATGCAGACTTTGTGAAGAACCTGCGAAACACAGTTGGTGAGGTGATCAAGAGTTCATGTTCTAAAATGCCATTGGAGCAGATGGCTGAAGTGGCACACGAGCTTGGGATCTTGGTTGATGAGGACTGCCAAGAATGTCAGATTGCCAAGCAAAATGCTGATGCAATCACGTCAAAAATTAATGACACACCACAGTATAAGGAAATACATCTTCCCTTGCAAGGACAGATCTGGAAGGAGCTGGCACGTCTAGAGAAAGAGGAATGCAGACTGCGGAAAGCTGGGGAGATGAACATTGAGACGTACAAAAATGAACTGCAAGCAGAGAAAAGACAACTTAGGGAACAGCAAAGGAGGTATGACATGTCAGAGGCAATGACTTGCTTCATACATGGAATATCAGGCACAGGGCTAGAGAGGTCCTACTTCTTGAAATGGATGCGAATGAACCTGGACAATCTGTCTCGTAAAAACCTTTCTGGCCTTAGGGAGCTGTACAAAGAAAAGTCTCAGAACTCATCTGAAACCAAAGAAGAAATTGTATACCTTGATAGACAGATTTCAAACAGTTCTTTAGGAACTGAACATTTCCTACGGGAAATGGGTCAACTGTACGAATCTGCGGTCTTACTGAGCGAAACTGAAGAGTCACGGCAACAATTGCAGCACCTGCCCAGACTATGTGCTGAGCTGCTTCTGGATGGGTTCCCTCTGGAGCTGGTGGACGGAGACGCGTCCAACATACCTCTGAGATGGGTGAGTGATGTGCTGCATCAGCTCAATGTCTTGGTGCAGCCGAAGAACAAGATCCTGGTGGTAACGGTTCTAGGTGTTCAAAGCACGGGAAAGTCCACTCTACTGAACACTATGTTTGGAGTGCAGTTCGCAGTCAGTAGCGGCAGATGCACAAGAGGGGCTTTCTTGCTTCTCATCAAAGTCAAAGAGGACTTCAAGAAAGAGCTGAACTGCGACTTTTTAGTGATCATCGACACAGAAGGGCTGAAGTCACCAGAGCTTGCACAGCTGGATGACAGCTTTGAGCATGACAACGAGCTAGCCACTCTAGTTGTTGGGCTGAGTGATGTCACAATAATCAATATTGCCATGGAGAACTCAACCGAGATGAAGGACATCCTTCAAATTGTTGTCCATGCTTTTCTCCGGATGAAAGAGGTGGGAAAGAAGCCCAAGTGTCTGTTTGTCCACCAGAATGTGGCAGATGTCTCGGCACACGACAAGAACATGAGAGACCGTAAAATGCTCTTGGAGAAATTGAACGAGATGACCCAGGCAGCAGCCAGCATGGAAAACAAAGAAGAGAACAAGATCTTCACTGATGTAATGGAGTACAACCCAGAGACTGGTAACTGGTACATCCCTGGACTTTGGCATGGAAACCCTCCAATGGCACCTGTCAACGCTGGGTACAGCGAGTCCGTCTAcgagtttaaaaaaaacatgattgAAGTCTTGGAGAAATGTGAGGCCTCTGGAAACAACATAACAGAGTTTCTGGAGTGGACAAAAAGCTTGTGGAATGCTGTGAAGTATGAAAACTTCATTTTTAGCTTCAGAAACAGTCTAGTGGCTGATGCCTACATGAAGTTGTGCACTGAGTTCCACAAATGGGAATGGTCATTCAGAAAGCACATGTATACTTGGGTAACAAATGCTGAAACAAGGATCTCCAACTTTGGGACAATCACTGTGAAATCTGAGGCATCAGACATGAAAGACTTTATTGGCAAATTGAAAAACAAAGCTTTGTTTGAGCTTTCCAAATGGGAGAAGACCATTCTTGACAACTTGACCAAGTATTATGAACAGACAGAAGGCCATGTGCATCTAGTGGAGGGGTACAGAGAGGTCTTCTCCAACAGTGCAAAAAGCCTTCGACGAGAAATGGAGAACTCTGTGCTGAATCAACTTGATTCAGCTGCTGAGATCAGACAGGGAATGAACAATCTGGACACAATAAATAAGACCCACACAGCAAGAATAGAAGAgaatgttctgggattgattgagGAAAGCAGGAAGAGCAAATCTGAGAAGTCGGATCGGGAACTAGAGAGAGATTTTGATCAGATGTGGCATGAAACTGTGCAGAAGTTGTCCTTCCCAGGATTGAAGAAGGAAAAcattgttggaaagatttttcgcCAGCTCCGTTCAAACTTGACCCGGAAGGGAAGTTCTGTGAATGAAATGATAGCTAGAGTAAAGCTGGAACATTTTGGAAAAGAGCCATtcaaagtgccttctgatggGTTTGTAAGGAAAGTAAAACAATGGCTTCACTTGGatgaacacacacagaaaacCCAGTTGATGGCTGACAACCTCATAGAGGCTTGCAGACAATTTGTGTTGGAGCAGGTGGAAAGGGAAACAGATTACCATGAGAATTATATTCAGGAGATCCTACACATGATTGAGGAAAGATTAAAAGCCAACAAAGATCTTGAGACTGATGTCAAATTTGAAGTGTTACTAAAACTACATATCTGTGGAGTTGCAGCCAGGAAATTTCAGCAAATGCATGAACATTTCATAGAAGTCAATGACCCACGCCGATGCCTTGATCTGTACAAAGACAAGTACTGCTCTGACTTCAAGGACTTGTTCAATGAACGAGACCAGTGTCAGAAAAAAGCGAAAGAATTCACATGCCTCTGCCTCAGACCTGCACTGGAAGAAAGTGTTGCCCATTCCTTGGGTCCAGATATCGTTGATGAAATGCTGACAGGAAAAAATGCCCTTCAATTCAGCACTCGTGCATTTTTCCAGTACTCAATCTTGAAACATTTGCTTTCAGAATTAAACTTTGAGAACTATGACAGCTACATTTGTTCGTATGAAAAGTTTGTCAAGGATTGGATATTTGATCAAATCAGGGAGCGCTTTTCAAAGGGACAAAAAATGTTTCAGTTGGAAGACAAACATCTGAAAGCAATCGTCAAGAAAATAACGGATGCCATCACAACGGCCCAAACCAAGAAAAACAGCAACTTTGAGGACTTCATTCAGAACATTTGCAGGGAGCTTGGAGATACACTGGTCATTCCCAAGGATGCTCTGAGTGCCTTCATGATCCTCAATAATGCTGAACAAGAGCAGTTTGCCCACTGTCTCAAAACATCTGTTGAAGAAATGGAACAATCCCTGAGGACCAAGTTCCAAGAGGGAGTGGATGCACAGAGAAAACTGGAACAATTGAGGATTAAACCACAGAATGTTCTTTTCAAAAGAGTGTTCGGCTGTGGGAAGCAGTGTCCATTCTGCAAGGCACCGTGCGAGGCAGGAGGAGAGGCCCACACAGACCACTGTGCCTCAATACACAGACCACAGGGTCTGGGCCAGTACAGGTTTGTGTACTCAAGGAAACTCGTGACTGATATCTGCTCCTCCTCTGTGTTCAGTGAGCAACAATTCCAATGCTACGAGACAAAACAAAAATACCATCCTTacaaaaagtacagagagattttcCCCAACTGGCATATCCCGGCCGATCCTAGCATCGAGGCCTCAGACTACTGGAAATATGTGATGGCAAAATTCAACAATGAATTTGCCAGAAAATATGACGCACTCCCAGCAAAAACACCACCTGCCTGGAAATTGATCACAAAGGAACAGGCAGAAAAAAGCCTCAAAGAGTCTTTTAGCATCAAGTGA